From candidate division WOR-3 bacterium, a single genomic window includes:
- the secF gene encoding protein translocase subunit SecF: MELFKTPNIDFLSKRRIFLAISGFLVLSSILLLFIKGPKYGIDFLGGTLLHIHTDRDIRTSDLRNALSEINLARAEIQEITLKEHIIKYYENIEADSLIKFLNKKLKLNIEIERAEKVGPRVGFELRLRAIYAVLIGMVLMLIYIAFRFNLPFGVSSIIALFHDVMITLGVFVLFSREITVPVIAAFLTIVGYSINDSIVISDRIRENLKKRQGRFIDIANRSLNETLSRTIITGGTTLLVLIVLLFLGGPLLFDFALALLIGIIVGTYSSIFIVAALVTEYEEMKMKRARKR, encoded by the coding sequence ATGGAATTATTTAAAACACCCAATATAGATTTTCTTTCAAAAAGAAGAATATTTCTTGCAATTTCAGGTTTTCTTGTTCTTTCATCTATTTTACTTCTTTTTATTAAAGGACCCAAATACGGTATAGATTTTCTCGGTGGAACTCTACTACATATTCATACTGATAGAGATATAAGGACTTCTGATTTGAGAAATGCTCTTTCAGAGATAAACCTTGCAAGAGCTGAAATACAAGAAATAACTTTAAAGGAGCATATAATTAAATATTATGAAAATATAGAAGCAGATTCCCTTATTAAATTTCTAAATAAAAAACTTAAGCTTAATATAGAAATAGAAAGAGCAGAGAAAGTGGGTCCTAGAGTTGGATTTGAATTGAGATTAAGAGCAATTTATGCTGTTTTAATAGGAATGGTTTTGATGCTTATCTATATAGCTTTCCGATTTAATCTTCCCTTCGGGGTGAGTTCTATTATAGCTCTTTTCCATGATGTGATGATAACTCTTGGTGTTTTTGTTTTATTTTCAAGAGAAATAACTGTTCCTGTAATAGCTGCCTTTTTAACAATTGTTGGTTATTCTATAAATGATTCAATTGTAATTTCTGATAGAATAAGGGAAAATTTAAAAAAAAGACAGGGTAGATTTATTGACATTGCAAATAGAAGTTTAAATGAAACGCTTTCAAGAACAATTATAACAGGGGGAACTACACTTCTTGTTTTGATTGTCCTTTTATTCCTTGGAGGTCCACTTCTTTTTGATTTTGCTCTTGCCCTTTTAATAGGTATAATTGTTGGAACTTATTCATCAATTTTTATTGTTGCTGCACTTGTTACAGAATATGAGGAAATGAAGATGAAAAGAGCTAGAAAAAGATAA